In the genome of Gammaproteobacteria bacterium, one region contains:
- a CDS encoding LysM peptidoglycan-binding domain-containing protein → MPTSSLALGLGEIQVNSFLNQPLNAEIEVISARPGEIDDLLVSLASSEAFARAGLARPRHLSDLRFSVRKNEEGDQAVIIVSTKAGVKEPFLNFLIEADWSKGRVLREFTILLDPPFYADQPAPVESVTEPVEQAASDEASVSEIVEQSGLTSSVDTSEPAEPVAGVTEPIALSEDTSQPAIPEPEPEPVSGGYVDETTNVTQGDVLVVKGDTLWSIASRYKDADHTMSQVMLAFQRANPDAFNDGNINNMKAGAILRIPGADELEAVGQQEAYAEVLVQNGLWDEYVTRVTGVTPAVVSEDTGSEAVVQEDTAEAAGGELSLLMPGEDDSESTGTGDAADVDALRTKLALAEEELEASRIENQELESRITELQARLSKLEELQKMVEIEDDSLAQLQADQTESALEGESEEAVIEQMVTDDVVSETIAADEEALLEELLAEEAAAQAEEQAVLQPTDALEGEIDEIVSEDTMTDDQVADTGTDEMVDDEVQEEAVVPPPAPVAVTEPATTRAPSIFDGLLPPEVIDMIPSMDSIIGDPIILAAIGGLILLLIILYFLKKRKGSVDEETSIIAGDDDDLFAGDEEDELTPIHLVDGAEPEETDIHPPAAEDFVPAEPAEEPVAEIEAPVAAGPQDDLGIAAESADTEMLEPEAPAAATAEQDDVLNEVDVYLAYGLYDNAEELLNTSLSENPERADYRSKLLDTYFATKNTDAFVKEAQNLKSMGEAANSYWDRVQIMGYELAPDNALFSDAKDSGLSAADLEISKPQEADFDLGSADDTTNFSTTDFNLGEDDTGGDFSDSGSMGEAGQIAATQVLEQVGELPSLDDADDTNLRGEAEPESDELELPEDIGDELEFSIDEAAADSGAESEQSAATADADLDDISMDFDVEEDAAAEVEDNSEIDFETEFDAGLDEGDVLDLDEAAAGADELELDTSEEGEEGYTETAIITPNYEDTEVVPDLRSAAADEDGLDLGSHDTAVIDLDETSLETAELNLDTGEVNLETAELNLDTSELELGGESEEDDDDEDISIIDFGGEDFVEPTDIVESIGEQDEDESEDVKTGTFAPGDFEEATAAVDSISDIDDISDLMLPDDVDEVSTKLDLARAFIDMGDTEGARGSLEEVIAEGNDDQKTEAQTLLERI, encoded by the coding sequence TTGCCGACGAGCAGTCTTGCCCTAGGACTTGGCGAGATCCAGGTCAATTCATTTCTGAACCAGCCGCTTAATGCGGAGATCGAAGTCATTTCTGCTCGCCCCGGTGAGATCGACGATCTGCTGGTCAGTCTTGCCTCGAGTGAAGCTTTTGCGCGTGCCGGTCTGGCACGCCCGCGCCATCTCTCCGATCTCAGATTCTCGGTAAGAAAGAACGAGGAAGGTGACCAGGCCGTCATCATTGTTTCGACGAAGGCGGGTGTTAAAGAACCCTTCCTCAACTTCCTGATTGAAGCCGACTGGTCAAAGGGCCGGGTGCTGCGTGAATTTACAATCCTGCTCGATCCGCCATTTTACGCAGATCAACCCGCGCCGGTTGAAAGCGTAACGGAACCCGTTGAGCAAGCGGCAAGCGACGAAGCCAGTGTCAGCGAGATTGTTGAACAATCCGGATTGACGAGCTCGGTCGATACCAGCGAGCCTGCCGAACCCGTTGCAGGCGTCACCGAACCGATTGCGCTTTCGGAGGATACGTCCCAGCCTGCCATTCCCGAACCCGAACCCGAGCCCGTTAGTGGCGGGTATGTCGACGAAACTACAAACGTCACCCAGGGTGACGTTTTGGTCGTTAAGGGAGACACATTATGGAGTATCGCGTCTCGCTACAAGGATGCTGATCATACGATGTCACAGGTAATGCTCGCTTTTCAGCGCGCTAACCCGGATGCCTTCAACGACGGCAACATCAATAACATGAAAGCTGGTGCGATCTTGCGCATACCCGGTGCCGATGAACTGGAGGCAGTGGGTCAGCAGGAGGCGTACGCAGAGGTACTGGTGCAAAATGGACTCTGGGACGAGTACGTAACCCGCGTAACCGGGGTAACACCGGCGGTTGTAAGCGAGGATACAGGCTCTGAAGCAGTGGTCCAGGAAGACACTGCCGAAGCGGCAGGTGGTGAACTCAGTTTGTTGATGCCTGGAGAAGACGATAGTGAATCGACGGGCACAGGGGACGCGGCCGATGTCGATGCATTGCGCACCAAACTCGCCCTGGCAGAGGAAGAACTCGAAGCGTCACGCATCGAAAATCAGGAACTGGAGTCTCGTATAACCGAACTCCAGGCGAGACTCTCCAAACTTGAAGAACTGCAGAAAATGGTCGAGATCGAAGACGACAGTCTCGCCCAGTTACAGGCCGATCAAACCGAGTCGGCACTCGAAGGTGAAAGTGAAGAAGCTGTCATTGAACAGATGGTGACCGATGATGTTGTTTCCGAAACCATCGCGGCCGATGAAGAAGCACTGCTGGAAGAGTTGCTGGCAGAAGAGGCAGCAGCGCAAGCCGAAGAGCAGGCCGTACTGCAACCGACTGATGCGCTTGAAGGCGAAATCGACGAGATCGTCTCCGAAGATACGATGACTGACGACCAGGTCGCAGACACTGGCACCGACGAAATGGTCGATGACGAAGTGCAAGAAGAGGCTGTGGTTCCGCCGCCTGCACCGGTAGCAGTAACCGAACCCGCGACCACCCGCGCGCCTTCAATTTTCGATGGACTGTTGCCACCAGAAGTGATCGACATGATCCCGTCGATGGACAGTATTATCGGGGATCCAATCATTCTTGCTGCGATCGGCGGTTTGATCCTGCTGTTGATAATTCTGTATTTTCTAAAAAAAAGAAAAGGCTCAGTTGACGAAGAAACGTCAATAATCGCAGGTGACGACGACGATCTGTTCGCTGGAGACGAAGAAGACGAACTCACCCCGATTCACCTCGTTGATGGCGCCGAGCCCGAAGAAACTGACATTCATCCCCCTGCGGCGGAAGATTTTGTCCCGGCTGAACCGGCGGAGGAACCCGTCGCCGAAATCGAGGCACCCGTCGCTGCCGGGCCTCAGGATGACCTTGGCATTGCCGCTGAATCTGCCGATACCGAAATGCTTGAGCCAGAAGCACCGGCGGCGGCCACTGCCGAGCAGGATGACGTATTGAACGAGGTCGACGTATACCTGGCCTATGGACTTTATGACAACGCTGAAGAATTGTTAAACACTAGTTTGAGCGAGAATCCGGAACGCGCCGATTACCGTTCGAAGCTGCTGGATACTTATTTCGCGACCAAGAATACGGATGCTTTCGTCAAGGAAGCCCAAAACCTCAAGTCCATGGGCGAAGCAGCAAACAGTTACTGGGATCGTGTCCAGATTATGGGCTATGAACTTGCGCCTGATAATGCCTTGTTCTCCGATGCCAAGGATAGTGGCCTCAGTGCTGCAGATCTGGAAATTTCGAAACCCCAGGAAGCAGATTTTGACCTCGGTTCGGCTGACGACACTACCAATTTCTCGACCACGGACTTCAATCTGGGTGAAGACGATACGGGTGGCGATTTCAGCGATTCAGGGTCCATGGGTGAGGCAGGACAGATTGCCGCTACCCAGGTTCTCGAGCAAGTTGGTGAATTGCCCTCGCTCGATGACGCGGATGATACCAATTTACGAGGCGAAGCCGAGCCCGAAAGCGACGAGCTGGAACTTCCCGAAGACATCGGTGATGAACTCGAGTTTTCAATAGACGAAGCGGCAGCTGATAGCGGCGCTGAATCTGAACAGTCGGCCGCAACAGCCGATGCTGATCTTGATGACATTTCCATGGACTTCGATGTCGAAGAGGATGCGGCAGCAGAGGTTGAAGATAATTCGGAAATCGATTTCGAGACCGAATTTGACGCAGGCCTGGATGAGGGTGATGTTCTGGACCTGGATGAGGCTGCGGCCGGGGCTGATGAACTTGAGCTGGATACCTCGGAAGAAGGCGAGGAGGGTTATACCGAAACTGCAATTATCACGCCGAACTATGAAGACACCGAAGTCGTACCAGACCTCAGGAGCGCGGCAGCGGACGAGGATGGGCTGGATCTTGGCTCGCATGACACCGCGGTTATCGACCTCGATGAAACTTCCCTGGAAACTGCGGAGTTGAATCTCGATACGGGGGAAGTGAATCTTGAAACCGCGGAGTTGAATCTCGATACGAGTGAACTCGAATTAGGCGGTGAAAGTGAGGAAGACGACGATGATGAGGATATATCGATCATTGATTTTGGCGGAGAGGATTTTGTCGAACCTACCGACATCGTCGAATCTATAGGGGAACAGGACGAAGATGAATCTGAAGACGTAAAAACCGGTACTTTCGCGCCGGGTGACTTCGAGGAAGCGACGGCTGCTGTCGACTCGATTTCGGATATCGATGATATCAGTGATCTGATGTTACCTGACGATGTTGACGAAGTATCGACCAAGCTTGACCTGGCGCGTGCATTTATCGATATGGGCGATACCGAGGGTGCTCGTGGCAGCCTCGAAGAGGTCATTGCCGAGGGCAATGATGATCAGAAGACAGAAGCACAAACATTACTCGAGCGGATTTAG
- the truA gene encoding tRNA pseudouridine(38-40) synthase TruA encodes MKYALGIEYSGTAYCGWQRQPHCESVQQHLEAALGFVADHPVDLVCAGRTDSGVHAIEQVAHFSSNEDRSERAWTLGANCRLPRDIRIKWVLPVSNDFHARYSARSRAYRYIILNAEIPSAIFHDRTCWEFRPLDHDLMHDCAQMFVGEHDFSSFRAVGCQSKSASRNVHEVSVTRRGQLLYLDIRANAFLYHMVRNIAGTLISVGKGERDKVWCAEIFQARNRDLAEVTASAAGLYFLQAFYEKKFKLPNLTQKPVLF; translated from the coding sequence GTGAAATACGCGCTGGGTATTGAGTATTCGGGAACGGCATATTGCGGTTGGCAACGCCAGCCGCACTGTGAGTCCGTGCAGCAGCATCTCGAGGCTGCACTTGGCTTTGTCGCGGATCATCCCGTCGACCTGGTTTGCGCCGGGCGCACCGACAGCGGCGTCCATGCAATCGAACAGGTGGCACATTTTTCTAGCAACGAGGACCGCAGCGAGCGAGCCTGGACACTGGGAGCAAACTGCCGATTGCCGCGTGATATAAGAATAAAATGGGTGTTACCCGTGAGTAATGACTTCCATGCCCGTTACAGTGCCAGGTCGCGTGCTTACCGCTATATTATTCTGAACGCGGAAATTCCAAGTGCAATTTTCCATGATCGCACATGCTGGGAGTTTCGACCCCTGGACCACGATTTAATGCACGACTGTGCGCAGATGTTTGTCGGGGAACACGACTTCAGCAGTTTTCGCGCGGTCGGCTGCCAGTCTAAATCAGCGAGTCGGAATGTTCATGAAGTCTCAGTCACCCGTCGCGGCCAATTGCTGTATCTGGACATCAGGGCGAATGCTTTTCTGTATCACATGGTGCGTAATATCGCGGGCACCCTGATCTCGGTCGGCAAGGGGGAACGGGATAAGGTCTGGTGTGCCGAGATTTTTCAGGCGCGAAATCGTGATCTGGCGGAGGTGACTGCCTCGGCCGCAGGGCTGTATTTCCTGCAGGCATTTTATGAGAAAAAATTTAAGCTCCCCAACCTTACACAAAAACCCGTATTATTCTGA
- a CDS encoding phosphoribosylanthranilate isomerase yields MKHRTRVKICGITRIEDALHAADRGADSIGLVFHKPSSRSIEIEQALEIRRVLPAFVTVTAVFLDETEDWIAQVVHRLCPDCLQFHGNESREICETWGTPYIKSIPMGSIEEPQAYAQQYESAQGFLLDSNVAGRLGGSGDTFDWSKIPAPFGYPLLLAGGINASNVVDAIAQLRPWGIDVSSGVEVSRGVKSADLMDQLFDEVKRGDSYDETQKRND; encoded by the coding sequence ATGAAACACCGAACCCGAGTGAAAATTTGTGGAATAACCCGAATCGAGGATGCACTCCACGCGGCCGACAGGGGCGCCGACTCGATCGGGCTGGTGTTCCATAAACCCAGTTCGCGATCGATTGAAATCGAGCAAGCCCTCGAAATTCGCCGGGTGCTACCAGCATTTGTGACCGTAACAGCCGTGTTCCTGGACGAAACCGAAGACTGGATTGCCCAGGTGGTGCACAGGCTATGCCCTGATTGCCTGCAATTTCATGGCAATGAATCCCGCGAGATTTGCGAAACCTGGGGTACCCCCTATATCAAATCGATTCCGATGGGTAGTATTGAGGAACCGCAGGCCTATGCGCAACAATATGAATCTGCGCAGGGGTTTTTGCTCGATAGCAACGTTGCTGGACGGCTGGGCGGCTCAGGTGATACATTTGACTGGTCTAAAATCCCTGCCCCGTTTGGGTATCCTTTGCTGTTAGCTGGCGGCATTAATGCATCAAACGTTGTCGATGCCATCGCTCAGCTAAGACCGTGGGGGATCGATGTCAGCAGTGGCGTGGAGGTTTCCAGGGGTGTTAAAAGCGCCGATCTGATGGACCAGTTGTTTGATGAGGTTAAACGTGGCGATTCGTATGACGAGACACAAAAACGTAATGATTGA
- the accD gene encoding acetyl-CoA carboxylase, carboxyltransferase subunit beta: MNWFENLLPSKIRTSGGNDKKNVPEGLWAKCDNCDSIIYRAELERNQEVCTKCDYHMRIGARHRLESFFDEEGRLEIAAELEADDVLKFRDDKKYRDRLNQAQKQTGEKDALVAMRGTVMGVEMVAVAFEFQFMGGSMGSVVGEKFVRSVNFCIEHKIPLICFTASGGARMQEALFALLQMAKTSAALTQLARRKLPYICVLTDPTMGGVSASFAMLGDIHIGEPGALIGFAGPRVIEQTVRETLPEGFQRSEFLLEHGAIDMIVDRRELRHKISSLCAMMMGRSAP; this comes from the coding sequence ATGAACTGGTTTGAGAATCTATTACCATCCAAAATCAGGACCTCGGGCGGCAATGACAAGAAAAATGTGCCCGAGGGATTATGGGCGAAATGCGATAATTGTGATTCGATTATTTACCGTGCCGAGCTCGAGCGTAACCAGGAAGTGTGTACCAAGTGCGATTATCACATGCGTATTGGAGCACGCCATCGTCTGGAGTCTTTTTTTGACGAGGAAGGGCGCCTGGAAATAGCTGCTGAACTCGAGGCCGACGATGTCCTAAAGTTTCGGGACGACAAGAAGTACCGGGACCGTTTAAATCAGGCACAGAAACAAACGGGTGAGAAGGACGCGTTGGTGGCAATGCGCGGTACCGTGATGGGTGTCGAAATGGTGGCCGTCGCATTCGAGTTCCAGTTTATGGGTGGATCCATGGGCTCTGTTGTTGGCGAAAAATTCGTGCGCTCGGTTAATTTCTGTATCGAACACAAAATCCCACTGATTTGTTTCACCGCAAGCGGTGGTGCTCGCATGCAGGAAGCCTTGTTCGCGTTATTGCAAATGGCTAAAACCAGCGCCGCGCTGACCCAGCTCGCCAGGAGAAAATTGCCCTATATCTGTGTCCTTACCGATCCTACCATGGGTGGGGTTTCGGCAAGCTTTGCGATGCTTGGTGATATTCATATAGGTGAACCTGGTGCCCTGATCGGATTTGCCGGGCCGCGAGTGATCGAGCAAACCGTGCGCGAAACACTGCCGGAGGGCTTTCAACGCAGCGAGTTTCTGCTGGAACATGGTGCGATCGACATGATTGTCGATCGCCGTGAGCTACGCCATAAAATAAGCTCACTTTGTGCCATGATGATGGGGCGATCCGCTCCCTAG
- a CDS encoding bifunctional folylpolyglutamate synthase/dihydrofolate synthase gives MDLHDKAIELGLDRVGRVAERLGLDRIAQQVITVAGTNGKGSSVAAYENWLYRAGYRVASYTSPHLLEYNERVKHNLEPVSDADLCAAFDAVESVRDDTALTYFEYGTLAALYLIQQWQPDFAILEVGLGGRLDAVNIIDADLVHLTLIGLDHQAWLGNDREKIGYEKAGVLRAGIAVVLNDPDPPRSVLEEIERLNCKCLQYGRDYNMTLQSDGGLLWRYRDLELQLDSVLPGSHQVHNLAGVVAGLSLLSILDNYDAGQVRAFFHGTQLAGRLQLLECPLACRLYIDVGHNQDAARALASNLAAIKRPGERLVVLLGMLVDKQPDLFVEAMKHEVDGWWLTTLDSDRGLSAAQLASRIESMVTPEYLFDSVADALDHALSSLGNQDIMLVTGSFITVEFLLRALCDSGPQN, from the coding sequence ATGGATCTGCATGACAAGGCGATCGAACTGGGCCTGGATCGTGTCGGCCGGGTTGCCGAGCGCCTCGGACTGGACAGAATTGCGCAACAGGTAATTACCGTTGCCGGGACCAATGGCAAGGGCTCCAGCGTCGCCGCCTATGAAAACTGGTTGTATCGAGCCGGCTACAGGGTCGCAAGCTACACCTCGCCGCATCTTTTAGAGTACAACGAGCGCGTAAAACACAACCTGGAACCGGTCAGCGATGCTGATCTGTGTGCGGCATTCGACGCCGTCGAGTCGGTGCGCGACGATACGGCTTTAACCTATTTTGAGTATGGAACCCTGGCGGCACTTTACCTGATTCAGCAGTGGCAGCCGGATTTTGCGATCCTGGAAGTTGGACTCGGCGGGCGGCTTGACGCGGTCAATATTATCGATGCGGATCTTGTGCATCTAACCCTGATCGGGCTCGATCATCAGGCCTGGTTGGGGAATGACCGAGAGAAAATAGGTTATGAAAAGGCAGGTGTGCTTCGTGCCGGTATAGCGGTCGTGCTTAACGACCCTGATCCGCCTCGATCGGTACTCGAGGAAATCGAACGACTAAATTGCAAGTGCCTGCAATACGGTCGTGATTATAACATGACGCTACAAAGTGATGGCGGGCTGCTGTGGCGCTACCGGGACCTCGAATTACAACTTGATAGCGTTCTGCCAGGCTCGCATCAGGTTCACAATCTTGCCGGGGTCGTCGCGGGCCTGTCGTTGTTATCGATCCTCGACAATTACGACGCCGGGCAGGTACGAGCCTTTTTCCACGGCACTCAGCTGGCGGGCCGTTTACAACTGCTTGAATGCCCGCTGGCCTGTCGTTTATACATCGACGTCGGGCACAACCAGGATGCAGCCCGGGCTTTGGCGAGTAATCTCGCTGCCATCAAGCGACCAGGCGAAAGACTCGTGGTACTGCTTGGCATGCTTGTTGACAAACAGCCCGACCTGTTCGTCGAGGCCATGAAACATGAGGTGGATGGCTGGTGGTTAACGACGCTCGATTCGGACCGGGGACTTAGTGCTGCACAACTGGCGTCACGCATCGAGTCGATGGTGACACCCGAATATCTTTTTGATAGCGTTGCGGATGCGCTTGATCATGCGCTGTCATCTTTGGGTAATCAGGATATAATGCTGGTAACCGGATCATTCATAACCGTCGAATTTCTGCTACGCGCGCTTTGCGATTCAGGCCCCCAAAACTAG
- a CDS encoding SPOR domain-containing protein has product MDQNIKNRLVGISVVFALAVIFLPMVLDGSGVRKDKFEVVIPPQPLVSANPEFEPKIIDMQAKVEALPDLESRLVDENSSPTRIKPADTGKVDLKSEKTTQPEPETRQALAKDEKVTAAKEGGDSWVLQVGSFQDRDKALSQRDKLRKSNISAVFIEQFEVDNKPSFRVRLGPFINRDQTQVAQNKIKAKHNIDGIIMKYER; this is encoded by the coding sequence ATGGATCAAAACATAAAAAATCGTCTGGTTGGCATCAGTGTTGTTTTCGCCCTTGCCGTTATTTTCCTGCCCATGGTCCTCGACGGTTCGGGGGTGCGCAAAGATAAGTTCGAAGTCGTGATTCCACCGCAGCCCCTGGTTAGTGCAAATCCAGAATTCGAACCCAAGATAATCGATATGCAGGCCAAGGTTGAGGCTTTACCAGATCTAGAATCCCGGTTAGTCGATGAAAATTCGTCGCCAACCAGGATCAAGCCTGCAGATACGGGCAAGGTCGATTTAAAATCCGAGAAGACAACCCAACCGGAACCTGAGACCAGGCAGGCGCTTGCAAAGGATGAAAAAGTAACGGCGGCCAAGGAGGGTGGTGACAGCTGGGTACTGCAGGTGGGCAGCTTCCAGGATCGTGACAAGGCACTCTCGCAGCGGGATAAATTACGTAAGTCTAATATCTCCGCGGTATTTATCGAACAGTTCGAAGTCGACAACAAGCCCAGTTTTCGCGTACGCCTGGGCCCGTTTATCAATCGCGATCAAACGCAAGTGGCGCAGAACAAGATTAAAGCCAAGCATAACATTGATGGCATAATCATGAAGTATGAAAGATAA
- a CDS encoding CvpA family protein, which yields MSWLDIIIIGVIALSALISLIRGFVKESISLISWIVAGIIAFRYFSPMAGLLEPYVTSPTVRGIAGFAILFISTLVIGAIVNFIMSQLVSKTGLSGTDKALGVVFGGARGVLIVTMIVLLASLTPMPEAQWWQDSAMVGFFQPLAEWLKGIIPADAVESFSF from the coding sequence ATGAGTTGGCTCGATATTATAATTATCGGCGTAATTGCATTATCGGCACTCATCAGTCTGATTCGTGGTTTCGTCAAGGAATCGATTTCCCTGATAAGCTGGATCGTAGCGGGCATTATTGCTTTTCGATATTTTTCACCGATGGCAGGTTTGCTCGAACCATATGTGACGTCGCCCACGGTTCGCGGGATTGCCGGTTTTGCGATCCTGTTTATCAGTACCCTGGTAATCGGTGCTATCGTCAATTTCATCATGAGCCAGCTGGTCTCGAAAACTGGCCTCAGTGGGACTGACAAGGCGCTTGGTGTGGTATTCGGGGGCGCCCGAGGCGTCCTCATCGTTACCATGATTGTATTACTGGCGAGTCTAACCCCGATGCCCGAGGCACAGTGGTGGCAGGACTCGGCAATGGTTGGGTTTTTTCAGCCGCTGGCGGAATGGTTAAAAGGAATTATCCCGGCGGATGCGGTGGAAAGTTTCAGTTTTTAA
- the purF gene encoding amidophosphoribosyltransferase produces the protein MCGIVGIVSHQPVAQVIYDALLVLQHRGQDSAGIVVSDKNKLNLRKGNGQVSDVFHTRHMLELTGTMGIGHVRYPTAGCSSSAEAQPFYVNSPYGITLAHNGNLTNVEKLKAELYQSDLRHINTESDSEVLLNVFAHELQLCGSLNITADEIFKAVIETHKRIEGAYAVVAMLTGKGIIGFRDPHGIRPVVYGKRETDDGCEYMIASESVALQTSGFELVADLRPGEAVFIDITGTIHHRQCADSPKLMPCIFEYVYLARPDSIIDDIYVYKARLRMGVKLARKILKQMPEHDIDVVIPIPDTSRPAAIELAYHLGVKFREGFIKNRYIGRTFIMPGQQMRKKSVRRKLNPIDIEFKGKNVLLVDDSIVRGTTSKQIIQMAREAGAKKVYIASAAPPVRFPNVYGIDMPAANELVAHERDEDEIADYIGADWLIYQDLDDLIDAVQKGNRSIKKFDCSCFDGKYVTNTVDLDYLDKVRSLRNDSAKEAIEERLNVVGMELHNKA, from the coding sequence ATGTGTGGGATAGTCGGGATAGTCAGTCACCAGCCGGTTGCGCAGGTGATATACGATGCATTACTGGTGTTACAGCATCGTGGGCAGGATTCGGCCGGAATAGTGGTCAGCGATAAAAACAAACTGAACCTGCGCAAGGGTAATGGCCAGGTCAGCGACGTTTTCCACACTCGTCACATGCTGGAACTCACCGGTACGATGGGTATAGGCCACGTGCGCTATCCCACGGCGGGTTGTTCTTCCTCCGCCGAAGCCCAGCCTTTCTATGTCAATTCACCGTATGGAATCACCCTGGCACACAACGGTAATTTGACCAATGTCGAGAAACTGAAAGCGGAACTGTATCAGTCTGATTTACGCCATATCAATACCGAGTCGGACTCCGAGGTTTTACTCAACGTGTTTGCGCACGAGCTGCAACTTTGCGGTAGCCTCAATATTACCGCTGATGAAATCTTCAAGGCGGTAATCGAAACCCATAAGCGTATCGAAGGTGCTTATGCCGTGGTTGCGATGCTGACGGGTAAAGGCATTATTGGTTTTCGTGATCCACACGGTATCCGGCCCGTGGTCTACGGGAAACGTGAGACCGATGACGGATGCGAATACATGATCGCTTCCGAAAGCGTTGCCTTGCAGACTTCGGGTTTTGAGCTGGTAGCCGATTTAAGGCCTGGCGAAGCAGTGTTTATAGACATTACGGGAACCATTCATCATCGGCAGTGTGCGGACTCACCCAAGCTCATGCCGTGTATCTTTGAATATGTCTATCTCGCCCGTCCTGACTCGATAATCGATGATATTTACGTGTACAAGGCGCGTTTGCGCATGGGTGTTAAACTGGCGCGCAAAATTTTAAAGCAGATGCCAGAGCATGATATCGACGTGGTGATACCGATTCCCGATACCAGTCGCCCGGCCGCAATCGAACTTGCCTATCACCTTGGAGTCAAGTTTCGGGAAGGCTTTATCAAGAACCGCTACATTGGTCGAACTTTTATCATGCCGGGACAGCAAATGCGAAAAAAATCCGTACGTCGCAAACTGAATCCTATCGACATTGAGTTCAAGGGTAAAAATGTTTTACTGGTCGACGATTCGATTGTGAGGGGGACCACTTCCAAGCAGATAATTCAAATGGCCCGTGAAGCGGGTGCAAAAAAAGTCTACATTGCATCTGCCGCACCCCCGGTGCGCTTTCCCAACGTGTATGGGATCGATATGCCTGCGGCAAATGAACTGGTTGCGCACGAACGTGACGAAGATGAAATTGCGGATTACATCGGCGCGGACTGGCTTATTTACCAGGACCTCGATGATTTGATCGACGCGGTGCAAAAAGGTAACCGCAGCATCAAAAAGTTCGATTGTTCCTGTTTTGATGGAAAGTATGTCACCAATACAGTGGATCTAGACTACCTCGATAAGGTCAGATCCCTGCGCAACGATTCAGCCAAGGAAGCAATCGAAGAAAGACTTAACGTGGTCGGCATGGAATTACACAACAAAGCCTGA
- a CDS encoding L,D-transpeptidase — protein sequence MLWQDIKDEVIAKLSGDPALADERPFIYIDSRQQQLHWIDIDESNCRTYPISTAQNGIGNRLESYMTPFGIHRIRQKLGGGQPSGMVFESREPTGRIAKDLDNREHDEITSRILWLDGLENGVNRNGVYDTFTRYIYIHGTSDEKRIGEPVSAGCIRMKNDDVIELFDEVMVNDIVLIV from the coding sequence ATGCTCTGGCAAGATATAAAGGACGAGGTGATTGCCAAACTGAGCGGAGATCCGGCGCTGGCGGACGAGCGTCCATTTATTTATATCGATTCACGGCAGCAACAGCTGCACTGGATCGATATAGATGAGAGCAACTGTCGTACTTACCCCATTTCCACAGCCCAGAACGGTATTGGCAATCGCCTCGAATCCTACATGACACCTTTCGGGATTCACCGGATTCGTCAAAAATTAGGGGGCGGTCAACCCAGTGGGATGGTTTTTGAGTCGCGCGAACCTACCGGCAGAATCGCGAAAGATCTCGATAACCGAGAACATGACGAGATCACCTCTCGCATATTGTGGCTGGATGGACTCGAAAATGGCGTTAATCGTAACGGTGTTTACGATACCTTTACGCGCTACATCTACATTCATGGTACCTCGGATGAAAAACGTATCGGGGAACCGGTTTCGGCCGGCTGTATTCGGATGAAGAATGACGATGTTATCGAGCTGTTCGACGAGGTCATGGTTAACGACATTGTTTTAATTGTATAA